The Pirellulales bacterium genomic sequence CGAGCGGCTCGGGACGGCCGCCAATCCGCACTTGCTGGTCTTTCGTTCGTGCAAGTTCGTCCCACGCAGCGCTGGCTTGCATCTCGTCCCCTGCTGCGCGCCACGCCGCCGCTGCGGCCACCGACAAATGCGGGTCGAACCGCCGGCGCGCTTCCGGCCAAGCGAGGAGCCGGTCGTATAGCAACCCCGCGCTCAGCAATCGGCCGGCGTCTTCCTCGCGGCGAGCCAACAGCAGCGCCGCTTCTTGTCCGGCCGGACAGTAAAAATATTGTCGCACGACCGCTTCGAGGTCGTTGCGCTTCCCCGAGGCGACCGCTTCGCGCAGCTTGCGCTCGGCCGTCGGCGCGAATGCGGCGACATACGCTTCGCGTCCCGCGGGGGGCAAGTCGCGCAGCAGCGCGGCGGCGCGCGACTTGAGTCCCGCGAAAGCGGCCGGCGATCCGGTCTCGACAAAGGCGTCGGCGTCGCGCCCCAACACTTCGTCCAGGAACCGCAGCGCCTGGGTGAACTCGCCCGCCGCGATTCGCTCCTCGGCCCGTCGAATGCCGCGCGACAGTTCGCGCTCCATCACGGGCTGCACCCCCTCGAAGGGGTCGGCCGGAGCGTCCTGGGCGATCGCGACCGCAACCAGAACGAGCCCCGCGCCCCCAAGAGCGGCCAGGATTCCGGGGCTCGAGACGATCCGGCGGGATAAGCTGCGGCGCGCGGCTCCGTGAGTTCCCCGGCCTCCGGCCTCAGCGGTTCGAGCTGCAGGCGGCATTCCATGCTCCCAAGGTTTGGACCAGCGCGGCAACCGGCGTTTCGCAGTGCGGTCCCGCCGGACCGATTATGCCGATTGTACGCACGACGGGTCTCTCAGAACCCCCGAACCGCCTCGGCCCCGGGAAAACCCGGGCCAAATTGCGTGGTAGTGTTTCTGCAACACGCACAAGAGCCAAAACCGGCTCGGTTTGCCCGGCTCCCCGACTTTGGGGATCCCACGGCAAGCCCGCAGTCGGTCGACCGGCAGCGTCTGGCGGTCATGCCGAAAGCCGTGGCTTGTGCGCCTAAGTCCCTTGCCGAGAGAAGTTTAGAAAGATCGTCCCCCCGGGGCAAGCAATCGCCACGGTGGTTGTCGGTCTCGCCTGTCAGTCCTCCCGTCGACCCAACCCGGGGCCTCTCCGGGGCGAGTCGGAGGGCTGCAGAAAGAAGGCGGCTCAGCCAAGAACCACTGATTTTCCAGGGTTTTTCGCGCCTGACGCCTTGTCATTCACGTTCCCCGGTCCTTACAACTGCACACGTCCAGCCCCGTTGCGGACAGGACCGAGTCACTGCCGTTTCCCGCCCAGGTCCGCTTTTTCCCCACCCACAGAATTGCTAAGGAGGGTTTTCCCAATGGCCAAAGCTCCCGTTAAGAAGCCGCCGACCAAGACCGAAGTGTTCGCCAGCATTGCCGAGACGACCGGTCTGCAGAAGAAGGACGTCGCTTCGGTGTTCGACGCCCTGGTCGACGAGATCTCGAAGGCGCTCAGCAAGAAGGGCCCGCAGAGCTTCACGCTCCCCGGGCTGTGCAAGATCGTCGTGCAGCACAAGCCGGCCCAGCCGGCCAAGAAGGGCGTGCCGAACCCCTTCAAGCCGGGCGAGTTGATGGACGTCGCCGCCAAGCCGGCGAAGAACGTCGTCAAGGTTCGCGCCCTGAAGAAGCTGAAGGACATGGTGTAAGTCGCCCCGCCGCATCGTGCGTGCGGACTCGCCGCCAATTGAAAAGCCGCCCCGACGATGGCTCGTCGAGGCGGCTTTTTTCGTGGCCCCGCGTCGCGCAAATACCGAGAGCAAAGGATGACGGCAGAGTCGCAGAGTTTGCTGAGCGTATCCCGAAGCGCTTCATCCCAGGTTTGCGAAAGTTGATTGCTGCTGATCATGGTTCTGTTCATGACCGCGAGGAACGCGAACGGCCGGGAACAGCCCAACGGCAAGCCACGCTCGGATACGCTGCAGCCGTTTCGACTTGTCGCTAAGAGCGAACTGCTCCTGCCCGGCGCCGACGGTTGCTCGTCGTCAACGGAAGACCGACGACTGACAACGGTCAACCAACCTTCCCGCAGAGTCACGGCCCGCGCATAGGGCCGCAATTCCGGCGCAGCCTGACCACGGCTCTCCTTCCCGAAGCCCCGCAGCATGGAATGCGAACAATCGTCCGTTCCGCGTGGCGCGACCGCAAGCCAACTTCAGTTTGCGCCCTTTCGAGGTTGCCCGAACCCAGATGCGCCCCGCGTCGCAACTCGCAAATCGCGTTGCCGGTTCTCTTCGCGGCATGGTATGATGCAATTGCATCAAAAACGCGCAAAAAGCGGCGAAAACGCCCCGTTTTGTCAACGATTCGGGCGAACCTTATCTGCGTCACGTGCGTACCAGCGAGTGGGGCGTCGCGTCTTCCGGGATGATCGTGAAACCGCGAGGAGCTGAGCCATGAAGCGATTCAGAAACATCCTCGTCGGCGTCGATCTGGCCGACGGCGACCGTCTTGTCGGCGATACCTTGTCCGCTCCGAGCGTGCAAGCAGTGGAGCAGGCCCTGTGGCTCGCCCGCACAAGCGGCGCCAAGGTCACCTTGATGTACTCCCTGGACGTCTGCGCCCGCACGCAGCAGATGATTCTCGAGAACGGCGGCCGCGACAACATCCACGCCCTGGCCCGCGGCGTGCTCGAAGATCTCGTCCATTCGGCCCTCGACCAAGGGGTCGACGCCACCTCTCGGGTCGAGTTCGGCCCACCCTGTACGGAGTTGATCCAAGCTGTCCGCGACGGACAGTTCGACCTTGTCGTCATCGGCACGAAACAACACTGGGTCGTATCGCAACTCCTGTTTGGCACGACGGGGCTGAAGCTCCTTCGCAAGTGTCCCTGCCCGGTGTGGGTCGTCAAACCCAACGAACGCCGGGAGGTGACGGAGTTGCTGGTGGCTCACGATCTTTCGCCGGTGGGCGAATTGGCGCTCGAACTCGGGGCCTCGATGTCGGAGCTGTATGGGGCGAAACTTCATGTGCTGCACGCCGTCGAGCCCGAGGTCGCGGCCGCGGACGAGTCGTTCGCGTTCACGCATCCGCCCGGCGAAGGCCGGACCGCCGTGGTTCGCTCGCGGATCGTCGAAGAATTGGGCGACTTGCACTGTGCAGAGACGACCGCGCTGACGGTCGTCGAGAGCGATCCCGCCGAAGCGATCGTCCGCTACGTCAACGACCACGACGTCGAACTGCTCGTGCTGGGGAGCAATGCCCGCTCGGGAATCAGCGGACTGATCTCGGGCAACTTGGCCGAACAACTGTTGCCTGGCATCCGCTGTTCGGTGATGGTCGTCAAATCGGCCGACTTGCCGGCGCAGTTGCAGGACTGCGACTGAACTGCGGGACGGGTCCAGACCAATCCCTCCGCGCGTCAAACCCTGCCGAGGAGTCCCCCGCTCCGCGGGCGCTGCCGCGCTGCCGAACGCGGCCGAAAAGAGAGAGAAAAAGTGGACAGGGGCGGGATCGAACCGCCGACACATGGATTTTCAGTCCATTGCTCTACCAACTGAGCTACCTGTCCCGAACTGGCCGTTTTAGTTCGACTGTCACTCTTTCGCAAGGGCCGAGCGCGGGGCGATTTCGATCGGGCGACGCGGGCCCTCGCTGGCGCGACTCCCCTGAATATTCCAGCCTGTTTGTCGCATTGCGAGCTTCGCCGATGCGCCGGGATTCGTTGGGTGGATAGGGTTATCGGCGCGAATCGCGGATGTTCGCGAGCCGAAATCAGCGCGGTCTGCGCCTGGGCGAATGAGCGGACGTCGGTCGTGCGAGTCGGGCCGATCGGTGCGACTTCGACCGCCGAGTCTCTGCGTGGACGGGAGATCGAGACAAAAGGTTCCCTTTCCCCAACCCGCACGCCGTGCGCAGCTTGACAGAAGGAATCGACGCGGTTTACTGTTTAGGTTGCGCAAGCGCTTAGGGGCCGATGACTTACGCTCACGAGCAAGTCACTCTGTCGGCCTGCTGATCGCGTCCTGGGTTGCTCGTTTCGGAACGGCGGCGACCCGTCGTCCCCGCCGGATGGCGCGCACGGAACAGAACGTGGCCAAATCTGCTGAAATCACCGAGTCAACCGGGCTTCGCGCCGTTGTCGCTCCCGGGGGCGCGTCCGCGTCTCGCGGGCTGCTGCGCACGTGCCGGCGACACCTTGCGGCCAGTGCCGTCGCGCTGGTCGCGGCGATGCCGGCCACGGTTCCCTGCGCACGCGCAGTGAACCCCGATAGTC encodes the following:
- a CDS encoding HU family DNA-binding protein, which gives rise to MAKAPVKKPPTKTEVFASIAETTGLQKKDVASVFDALVDEISKALSKKGPQSFTLPGLCKIVVQHKPAQPAKKGVPNPFKPGELMDVAAKPAKNVVKVRALKKLKDMV
- a CDS encoding universal stress protein, yielding MKRFRNILVGVDLADGDRLVGDTLSAPSVQAVEQALWLARTSGAKVTLMYSLDVCARTQQMILENGGRDNIHALARGVLEDLVHSALDQGVDATSRVEFGPPCTELIQAVRDGQFDLVVIGTKQHWVVSQLLFGTTGLKLLRKCPCPVWVVKPNERREVTELLVAHDLSPVGELALELGASMSELYGAKLHVLHAVEPEVAAADESFAFTHPPGEGRTAVVRSRIVEELGDLHCAETTALTVVESDPAEAIVRYVNDHDVELLVLGSNARSGISGLISGNLAEQLLPGIRCSVMVVKSADLPAQLQDCD